TTTATTTTTTCTTGACATATTAAAAATTTAGCAGTATTATTGTAAAATATAAAACAAAAAAAATTTAGGAGGAAGATATGTCGCAATTGTTCGTTGTTTTAAACTCATTACATCATCATCATAGATATTAGAGTTTGTTCCTGTGAATTTTTCATAGATACAGACTCTTGTTGTATTGCAAACTTGAGTCTGTATCTATGATGACAACGAAAAAGAAAAATATCTCTTCTTTTAAAGCCATCTAGATACGTTCTAGGTGGCTTTTTTGTTTTTAATAATCTATATTAAGGAGGAATTTTATGAAAAAAATATTTAAACTTTTATTATTGACTTTCACTATATTTTCAATATCTTTTGCTAAGGATAATGCTTTAAAAAATCTTCAAGAAAAAGGAGAGATGGTTATTGGGCTTGACGATACTTTTGCTCCTATGGGATTTAGAGATGAAAAAGGAAATATCATTGGCTTTGATATTGATTTAGCTAATGAAGTTGCTAGTAGAATGGGAGTTAAAGCTGTCTTTAAACCATGCGAATGGGATGGAATAATATTTGATTTAAGAAGTAAAAAGATTGATTTAATTTGGAATGGTCTTACTATAACTCCTCAAAGAGAACAACAAATAGCTTTTTCTACACCCTATTTTGATGATGATCAAATTGTTATTGTTAGAAATCATAATATAAAATCTTTTGAAGATTTAAAAGGTAAAAATATTGGTGTTCAATTAGGTAGTGCTTCATACTTTGCCTTTGAAAATTCACCTTTAGCTAAAACAACTGGTAAAGTTAATAAGTACTCTACAAATGTTGAAGCTCTTTTAGATTTAGAAGCAGGTAGAACTGATGCTGTTGTTATTGATGCTGTTGTCGGTAAATACTATGTTGCTAAAAAAGATGGCTTTGTTGTTTTAAATGAAATTTTGGACAAACAACAAATGGGAATTGGTATGAGAAAGCAAGATTTATCACTAAAAAATAAAATAGATGAAACTTTAGCTAATATGAAAGCTGACGGTTCATTTAATAAAATTTACCAAAAATGGTTTGGTAATAACTAAAACTTTATTTTAAGGAAGGATTATTTATGGAAAACAATTTATTTTATATACTACAAGGATTAACTCTAACTTTAAAACTTTACTTCTTTACTTTGATTTTATCTTTACCTTTAGGAATTTTACTTTCTCTTGGAAGAGTTTCAAAAAATAAGATATTAAATGTTGGAATTCAAATATACACATGGATATTTAGAGGAACACCTCTTTTATTACAACTTTTCTTCGTTTATTATGGCTTACCTGTTTTTGGAGTTGTTTTAGAACCTTTTCACGCAGCACTTATAACTTTTACAATTAATTATGCTGCATATATATCTGAAATTTTTAGAGGAAGTATTTTAGGAGTTGATTCTGGGCAATTTGAAGCTGCTCAAGTTTTAGGTTATAGTTATTGGCAAACTATGTTTAAAATAATTCTTCCACAGAGCTTAATTACAGCTTTACCAGCTCTTTCAAATGAAGCTATTGCTCTTATTAAAGATACATCTTTAGTTTCTGCTATTGGAATGGCTGAGATACTAAGAAATTCAAAAGAGATTGTTACAAGAGAGTTTACAATTACGCCATTTATTATATGTGCTGGAATCTACTTAGGATTATCAACTATTATTATTTTAATTTTAAAAAATATTGAGAAGAAGGTGACTATATAATGGCTATTCAAGTTAAAAATTTAAATAAATCTTTTGGAGAAAACAATGTTTTTAATAATTTAACTCTAGAAATAAAAAAAGGAGAAATCGTCTCAATTATTGGGCCTTCTGGAAAAGGAAAATCAACATTTTTAAGATGTCTAATTGGACTTGAAGAGTTTGGTTCTGGTGAAATTATATGCAATCGAAAAAAAATGGGTATGGTTTTTCAAAATTTTAACCTTTTTCCAAATAAAACAGTATTAGAAAATATTACTGAACCTCTTATATTAGTTGATAAAATTGAAAAGGCTACTGCCATTGAAAAAGCTAAAAAACTTCTAGAAAGAGTTGGATTATCTGATAAAGAAAATACTTATCCCAAATATCTTTCTGGTGGACAAAAACAAAGAGTCGCTATTGCTCGTGCTCTAGCAAAAGACCCTGAAGTTTTACTTTTTGATGAACCCACTTCAGCTTTAGATCCTTTTATGACTGCAGAGGTTTTAAAAGTTATTGAAGAGTTAAAAGATAATAAAGATATGACTATGGTCATTGTTAGCCATGAAATGGATTTTGTTAATAAAATCTCAACTAGAATAATTGAGTTTTAAGCTTTGCTTAAAACTCACTCCCTACATATATCTTACCATCAATAACTCTACCTGTTATTTTAGAACAAGCTCCATAGTTTTCTCCTTGAAAAAACTCCAAATAATCACTTTTATATCTTTCAATTGTATTTAAATATCCAAAAAGTGCTCCATTTGAACTTCCAGTTGCTGCCTCCTCATCTATTCCATAAAGTGGTGCAAAATTTCTACAATAAACTCTATTATTTTCAATAGTATATACATGATATCCCACTGCGCTACAATCTTTTGATATATACTTTATTTTTTCTAAATCAATCTTTAAATTATTTAATACCTTTCTATTTTTAACTGGAATTAATATATCTCTTAATCCACTATATCCAATAACTATTTCTAAATTCTCATGCAGCTCCTCTTTTTTTACTCCTATGGAATTTAATATTTGCTCTATTTCTGATATCCCCTCTATTTTTATACTATCTTGTTCTAAAAATATCTCTCTTTTCTCTACTCTAACTTTTAAATCCTTAAAATTCAACCTTTCTATATACTCCCCCTCTTCAATAATACCAGTTTTTTTCAAAATGTAAAAAGCTCCTAAAGAAGCATGACCACAAAACTCTATTTCACACTGAGGAGTATAAAATTTTAATTCAAATATTTTTTCAGATATTTTTTTTACAAAAACTGTCTCTGAAAATCCCAACTCTTTAGCTTTTTTTTGACACTCACCTTTTAAAATATCCTCTTTTAACATTACTACTCCAGCTTTATTCCCACCTTTTCCATTATGTGTAAAAACATTAACTATAAACTCCATAACTCTCCTTTTTAAAAGTAAAAGGGTATACATAAGTACACCCAATTCTTTTTATTTATTCAATCTTTTTGCTAACTCTTGAACAGCATATGAAGCTACATCATCTGCATATGTTCCAGTTCCAAATCCAGCATCATATCCCAACTCTTTAGCCAGTTCATGTGTGATTCTAGCCCCACCACAAATTACTAACATCTTATCTCTTAATCCCTCTGCCTCTAACATTTCAATAAGCTCAATTAAGTTTTTAATATGAACATCCTTTTGAGTAACTGTTTGAGAAACTAAAAGCACATCAGCACCTATTTCAATAGCTTTAGCTATAAAGTCCTCATTTAAAACCTGACTTCCCATATTTAAAGCCTCTATCATCTCATATCTTTCTAATCCATAGTGTCCTGCATAACCTTTCATGTTCATTACAGCATCTATTCCAACAGTGTGTGCATCTGTTCCTGTACTTGCACCTAACACAACTATTTTTCTTCCAATATTTTCTTTTACAAACTTATCAGTTTCCTCCATTGACCATGTTGTTGATTCAACTTTTGGAACATAGATAGACTCATAGTCAACTGTATGAGTACAGTTTCCATAACAGTTAAAAAATGTAAATCCATCTGTTAACTCTTTAAAATATGAAACTTGTGGATTTTCAAATCCCATTTTCTTCATAAGTTGTTTAGCTGCTTCAACTCCCTCTGCTCCTGCTGGAACTGGTAAAGTAAATGAAAGTTGAGTTTTTCCATCGTTCATTGTATCTCCATATGGTTTAACTGCTTTTAAATCTAGTGTTGTATCAAATGTTCTTTCTTCCATTGAATATAATCCACCACTCATTACTTAACCCCTCCTAACATTTTTGGAATAAACAGATTCATGTAGCTAGAACCCTTTTCTACAACTCCAGCTAATCCTTTTCCACCTGTTCTACTTCTTTTTATATCTGCAAAAGTTCCCTTTTCTAGTGAATTAAACAGTCCATCTTCAACCATTTTCTCAAGTAGCTCCACTGATTCATCTAAAACAAGCTGAGCTCTTTTTTGAATTATTCCATCTGCTTTAAACTCAATTTCAGATCCAAAATCTCTCATATTATTAAATATATATCTTGCATTTTCTATTGATAAATATCTATCTGACATAAATGGTGTATGGATAGCCTCTGTCATCATTCCTAACAGTTGAAGTCCTTGCCCTGTCATTATTGCAACTTGATTAAATAGCGCATCTTGAATGTGCCCTTTAAATATATTTCCTGTCATAAACTTTGTAGGTGGCATATATTTTAATGGTGCCTTAGGGAAGATCTCTCTAGTCATTTGTGCTTGCGCTAATTCTAGTAAGAATCCATTTTCTAACTCTGGGTCCATTTCAAATGCATGTCCTAATCCCATCTGCTCTTCAGGAAGACCTGCCATAAATGCTAACTGCTCATTTATTAAATCTGACGCTAAAACTGTATGAGCATTTTCCACTGCATCAGCTGTTGTTAAGTAGTTATCCTCTCCTGTATTTATTATAACCCCTGCAAATCCATTTATTACTCTTGAGAAGAACTGGTCAACTAATGTTCTTTGCATATTTATATCTCTAAATAGTATTCCATATAATGCGTCATTTAGCATTACATCAAGTCTTTCTAAAGCTCCCATAGCTGCAATCTCTGGCATACAAAGACCTGAGCAATAGTTACAAAGTCTTATATATCTTCCAACCTCTTCTCCCACTTCATCTAGAGCTTTTCTCATAATTCTAAAGTTTTCTTGAGTTGCAAAAGTTCCTCCAAATCCCTCTGTTGTAGCTCCGTAAGGAACATAGTCTAGTAAACTTTGCCCTGTTGTTCTAATAACAGCTATTATATCTGCTCCCTGTCTTGCTGCAGCTTGAGCTTGTATAACATCTTCATATATGTTTCCTGTTGCAACTATTACATATAAGTAAGGTTTTGGTCCCTCTCCAATAGTTGTTAAATACTTCTCTCTTTGATCTCTATTTGATTTGATTCTATCTACAACTTTATTTACAACAGGTTCTACAGCTTTTTGAACCTCATCTTTACTATGTTGTTTAATCTTAGTTAGATCTAACTCTCCAGAGCTTACTTTTTCAGCTATCTCTTGAGGAGACATTCCTGTTTCTAGCATAGCGTTTCCTATAAAATACATTACCCCTTCTGATAAAACACCCTTATCTTTTAAATGATCTACCACAATGTTTGGTAATGGTACCTCGTCACAATCTACTCCATCTATCTCTAACAATCTACAAATTGTTCTTTCAACTGCAACAGTTGTATATGAGTCTACAAATTTTTGCACATCTACTGCTATATCTTTAGCTAGTCCTCTAGCTTTATCTACCTTATTGAAATCTAAACCTAACTTACTTTTAAACATTAACGTCCTCCTTATAAATACTTATATGCGTTATTTATAATATCTTCATCTATTTTTAATAGTTTCCCTATTGTCAATGCTTCCTCTGGAACACTATCATCATCTACTTCAATTAGAGAGTAATCTATATAATCCTCAATATTTTTATAGTTTACATTCTCTTCTATTTCCGTTTTCTTAATCCCTTTAACTCTTAACTTTACAACATCTTCTCCAACTTGATCATAATGAGTTGTTATTACAGATTCTATAAAATAATTATTAAGAATTGTTATTACACTTTTTAAAAGAGCTCTTCCCTCTTGGGGATT
This is a stretch of genomic DNA from Cetobacterium somerae ATCC BAA-474. It encodes these proteins:
- a CDS encoding amino acid ABC transporter substrate-binding protein, whose translation is MKKIFKLLLLTFTIFSISFAKDNALKNLQEKGEMVIGLDDTFAPMGFRDEKGNIIGFDIDLANEVASRMGVKAVFKPCEWDGIIFDLRSKKIDLIWNGLTITPQREQQIAFSTPYFDDDQIVIVRNHNIKSFEDLKGKNIGVQLGSASYFAFENSPLAKTTGKVNKYSTNVEALLDLEAGRTDAVVIDAVVGKYYVAKKDGFVVLNEILDKQQMGIGMRKQDLSLKNKIDETLANMKADGSFNKIYQKWFGNN
- a CDS encoding amino acid ABC transporter permease — protein: MENNLFYILQGLTLTLKLYFFTLILSLPLGILLSLGRVSKNKILNVGIQIYTWIFRGTPLLLQLFFVYYGLPVFGVVLEPFHAALITFTINYAAYISEIFRGSILGVDSGQFEAAQVLGYSYWQTMFKIILPQSLITALPALSNEAIALIKDTSLVSAIGMAEILRNSKEIVTREFTITPFIICAGIYLGLSTIIILILKNIEKKVTI
- a CDS encoding amino acid ABC transporter ATP-binding protein, with the translated sequence MAIQVKNLNKSFGENNVFNNLTLEIKKGEIVSIIGPSGKGKSTFLRCLIGLEEFGSGEIICNRKKMGMVFQNFNLFPNKTVLENITEPLILVDKIEKATAIEKAKKLLERVGLSDKENTYPKYLSGGQKQRVAIARALAKDPEVLLFDEPTSALDPFMTAEVLKVIEELKDNKDMTMVIVSHEMDFVNKISTRIIEF
- a CDS encoding PhzF family phenazine biosynthesis protein encodes the protein MEFIVNVFTHNGKGGNKAGVVMLKEDILKGECQKKAKELGFSETVFVKKISEKIFELKFYTPQCEIEFCGHASLGAFYILKKTGIIEEGEYIERLNFKDLKVRVEKREIFLEQDSIKIEGISEIEQILNSIGVKKEELHENLEIVIGYSGLRDILIPVKNRKVLNNLKIDLEKIKYISKDCSAVGYHVYTIENNRVYCRNFAPLYGIDEEAATGSSNGALFGYLNTIERYKSDYLEFFQGENYGACSKITGRVIDGKIYVGSEF
- a CDS encoding OAM dimerization domain-containing protein, with the protein product MSGGLYSMEERTFDTTLDLKAVKPYGDTMNDGKTQLSFTLPVPAGAEGVEAAKQLMKKMGFENPQVSYFKELTDGFTFFNCYGNCTHTVDYESIYVPKVESTTWSMEETDKFVKENIGRKIVVLGASTGTDAHTVGIDAVMNMKGYAGHYGLERYEMIEALNMGSQVLNEDFIAKAIEIGADVLLVSQTVTQKDVHIKNLIELIEMLEAEGLRDKMLVICGGARITHELAKELGYDAGFGTGTYADDVASYAVQELAKRLNK
- a CDS encoding lysine 5,6-aminomutase subunit alpha — encoded protein: MFKSKLGLDFNKVDKARGLAKDIAVDVQKFVDSYTTVAVERTICRLLEIDGVDCDEVPLPNIVVDHLKDKGVLSEGVMYFIGNAMLETGMSPQEIAEKVSSGELDLTKIKQHSKDEVQKAVEPVVNKVVDRIKSNRDQREKYLTTIGEGPKPYLYVIVATGNIYEDVIQAQAAARQGADIIAVIRTTGQSLLDYVPYGATTEGFGGTFATQENFRIMRKALDEVGEEVGRYIRLCNYCSGLCMPEIAAMGALERLDVMLNDALYGILFRDINMQRTLVDQFFSRVINGFAGVIINTGEDNYLTTADAVENAHTVLASDLINEQLAFMAGLPEEQMGLGHAFEMDPELENGFLLELAQAQMTREIFPKAPLKYMPPTKFMTGNIFKGHIQDALFNQVAIMTGQGLQLLGMMTEAIHTPFMSDRYLSIENARYIFNNMRDFGSEIEFKADGIIQKRAQLVLDESVELLEKMVEDGLFNSLEKGTFADIKRSRTGGKGLAGVVEKGSSYMNLFIPKMLGGVK